From one Thermodesulfobacteriota bacterium genomic stretch:
- a CDS encoding tetratricopeptide repeat protein codes for GAGGPAAAPPGPPVPDSGPDLAAIREQAARGSAEAQNNLGVLYTRGQWVDKDDVQAFRWFSRAAEQGSLDAKNNLAYLHFHGLGVERDLQAAFALWQACAEAGDRNAQNNLGLMYANGQGVERDLAQAALWLDKAARQGQVRAQNNLGVFYSTGQGVERDPVAAAEWFRLAAVQGDHTAQTNLGIVYANGQGVEQDLDQARAWLEKAAAQGNDTARQALAALDSGAEPPPVPAAGPRPPAGPPDALARRHVAAGLSLAANSRLAEAAAELRAALALDADNPAIHENLAVVLARAGQEEEALAALAEAIRLDPEDALKHAKRGIILQGRQEKAEAMAAYRQALRLNPGLAEVYFNLGLLHSQSGRADLAGKCALAAKALGYAGGRGLDALIAGWPEAAGWPEAGAGEPHLRRLLVRERGQAEELRQRILERGDDLGHLTEEVTPAPWSRNGGHLGPLARLTLPPAVAAAVADLPAYGLSQVVPLGEGFAIFQVLPVYPEILAEPAPP; via the coding sequence CCGGCGCCGGCGGGCCGGCTGCTGCGCCACCAGGCCCGCCGGTGCCGGACAGCGGTCCTGATCTGGCGGCTATCCGGGAGCAGGCGGCCCGGGGCAGCGCCGAGGCCCAGAACAACCTGGGGGTGCTCTACACCCGGGGCCAGTGGGTGGACAAGGACGATGTCCAGGCCTTCCGCTGGTTCTCCCGGGCCGCGGAGCAGGGCTCCCTGGATGCCAAAAACAACCTGGCCTACCTCCACTTCCATGGCCTGGGGGTGGAGCGGGATCTCCAGGCCGCCTTTGCCCTCTGGCAGGCCTGCGCCGAGGCCGGGGACCGCAACGCCCAGAACAACCTGGGGCTCATGTACGCCAACGGTCAAGGGGTGGAGCGCGACCTGGCCCAGGCAGCGCTGTGGCTGGACAAGGCGGCCCGCCAGGGTCAGGTCAGGGCGCAGAACAACCTGGGGGTCTTCTACTCCACCGGCCAGGGGGTGGAGCGGGATCCGGTGGCGGCTGCCGAGTGGTTCCGCCTGGCCGCCGTGCAGGGAGACCACACCGCCCAGACCAACCTGGGGATCGTCTACGCCAACGGCCAGGGGGTGGAGCAGGACCTGGACCAGGCCCGGGCCTGGCTGGAAAAGGCGGCGGCCCAGGGGAACGACACCGCCCGCCAGGCCCTGGCTGCCCTGGACTCCGGGGCCGAGCCGCCGCCGGTGCCCGCTGCCGGCCCAAGGCCCCCCGCCGGCCCGCCGGACGCCTTGGCGCGGCGGCATGTGGCCGCGGGCCTAAGCCTTGCCGCCAACAGCCGCCTGGCCGAGGCCGCCGCCGAGCTCCGGGCCGCCCTGGCCCTCGATGCGGACAACCCGGCCATCCACGAGAACCTGGCTGTGGTCCTGGCCCGGGCCGGCCAGGAAGAGGAGGCCCTGGCCGCCCTGGCCGAGGCCATCCGCCTGGATCCGGAGGATGCCCTGAAGCACGCCAAGCGGGGCATCATCCTCCAGGGCAGGCAGGAGAAGGCCGAGGCCATGGCCGCCTACCGCCAGGCCCTGCGCCTCAACCCCGGCCTGGCCGAGGTCTATTTCAACCTGGGGCTGCTTCACAGCCAGAGCGGGCGCGCCGACCTGGCCGGCAAATGCGCCCTGGCGGCCAAGGCCCTGGGCTATGCTGGCGGCCGCGGCCTCGACGCGCTCATAGCCGGCTGGCCGGAGGCCGCCGGCTGGCCAGAGGCCGGCGCCGGCGAGCCGCATCTGCGGCGCCTGCTGGTGCGGGAGCGGGGCCAGGCCGAGGAGCTGCGGCAGCGTATCCTGGAGCGCGGGGACGATCTCGGCCACCTGACCGAGGAGGTGACCCCGGCGCCCTGGAGCCGCAATGGTGGCCATCTCGGCCCCCTGGCCAGGCTGACCCTGCCGCCGGCGGTGGCTGCGGCGGTGGCCGACCTGCCGGCCTATGGCCTCAGCCAGGTGGTGCCTTTGGGCGAGGGGTTCGCCATCTTCCAGGTGCTGCCGGTGTATCCGGAGATCCTGGCCGAGCCGGCGCCCCCCTGA
- a CDS encoding AAA family ATPase: MSREPAFALSREPFGNHPDPELFYPAPGQVAVLQDLELHLRLRRGLAVVLGPVGVGKTTVCRRLLRDLDRDGPAMAVHLLAEPSAASPRAFLDAVARAFGLPPLAGGLPDRAVKEQLKDWLFQEAVSLDRTVALVIDDGQRLPGFGLEILRELLNYETNEAKLLQIVVFAQEALGHVLRERANLTDRIACLHHLSPLGPLDTVRLIRFRLARAGGEDPSRIGLLPALAVWWLSGGVPRQVVTLCDRVLLVLAVQDAEQASLAAVLACGRRLAMPLIRPRPALALVLVLVLVLILALGGLAVLTAGQLVVRQAAPPSHPGPSPVAAPRQPALPAPAPAPSPVTTTAGTVVPPGPVAPPALPAELGVLELEAGDILSKMIARVYGRFTPAHLALVRQANPQIADSGRLKSGTPVHLPAKPPLPPAPGVFRLQVAAASDLATAYRFLRAYPESAPPLALVPQPGAGGGWTFLVWLEAAFPDGPAAEAARQQLPDLYRASAVVLPPAPATSPAS, translated from the coding sequence ATGAGCCGCGAGCCTGCCTTTGCCCTGTCCCGGGAGCCCTTCGGCAACCACCCGGACCCCGAGCTGTTCTACCCCGCCCCCGGCCAGGTGGCCGTGCTGCAGGATCTGGAGCTCCATCTGCGGCTGCGCCGGGGGCTGGCGGTGGTCCTGGGCCCGGTGGGGGTCGGCAAGACCACCGTCTGCCGGCGGCTTCTCCGGGACCTTGACCGGGACGGTCCGGCCATGGCTGTCCACCTGCTCGCCGAGCCGAGCGCTGCCTCGCCCCGGGCCTTTCTCGACGCGGTGGCGCGTGCCTTCGGCCTGCCGCCATTGGCTGGCGGCCTGCCGGACCGGGCGGTGAAGGAGCAGCTCAAGGACTGGCTCTTTCAGGAGGCGGTGAGTCTGGACCGGACGGTCGCCCTGGTCATCGACGACGGCCAGCGGCTGCCCGGCTTCGGGCTGGAGATCCTGCGGGAGCTCCTCAACTACGAGACCAACGAGGCCAAGCTGCTGCAGATCGTGGTCTTTGCCCAGGAGGCCTTGGGCCATGTCCTCCGGGAGCGGGCCAATCTCACCGACCGCATCGCCTGCCTGCACCACCTTTCCCCCCTGGGGCCCCTGGATACGGTGCGGCTGATCCGCTTCCGCCTGGCACGCGCCGGCGGCGAGGACCCGTCCCGGATCGGGCTGCTGCCCGCCCTGGCGGTGTGGTGGCTGTCCGGTGGCGTGCCGCGCCAGGTGGTCACCCTTTGTGACCGGGTGCTGCTGGTGCTGGCGGTGCAAGACGCCGAGCAGGCTTCCCTGGCCGCGGTCCTGGCCTGTGGCCGCCGGCTGGCCATGCCGCTCATCCGGCCCCGGCCGGCCTTGGCCCTGGTCCTGGTCCTGGTCCTGGTCCTGATCCTGGCCCTGGGCGGGCTGGCCGTCCTGACGGCGGGGCAGCTGGTGGTCCGCCAGGCCGCGCCGCCCAGCCACCCTGGCCCGTCGCCGGTGGCCGCCCCACGGCAACCGGCGCTGCCGGCCCCGGCCCCGGCTCCTTCCCCGGTCACCACCACGGCCGGGACGGTCGTCCCGCCCGGCCCGGTGGCGCCCCCGGCCCTGCCAGCGGAGCTGGGGGTGCTGGAGCTGGAGGCGGGGGACATTCTGTCCAAGATGATCGCCCGGGTGTACGGCCGGTTCACCCCGGCCCATCTGGCCCTGGTGCGGCAGGCCAATCCGCAGATCGCCGACAGCGGCCGGCTCAAGAGCGGCACCCCGGTGCACCTGCCGGCCAAGCCGCCCCTGCCGCCGGCGCCGGGGGTCTTCCGGCTGCAGGTGGCCGCGGCCTCGGACCTGGCCACGGCCTACCGCTTTCTCCGCGCCTACCCCGAATCCGCTCCCCCGCTGGCGCTGGTGCCCCAGCCCGGCGCCGGTGGCGGCTGGACCTTCCTGGTCTGGCTGGAGGCGGCCTTTCCCGACGGTCCGGCCGCCGAGGCGGCCCGGCAACAGCTGCCCGACCTCTACCGCGCCAGCGCCGTTGTCCTTCCCCCGGCCCCGGCCACTTCCCCCGCCAGCTGA
- a CDS encoding CBS domain-containing protein has protein sequence MPTAREIMTPQPITVSPDLPIERLAAVLWEKRISGAPVVDADGQLLGVVTESDLVDRAKKVHLPTVVTLLDAFLVLERPSKLESEWRKLTASTVADIMTRHPVTVDGETSLEEVATIMAERRLHTLPVTKAGRLVGVIGKADIIRTLARPAGS, from the coding sequence ATGCCAACCGCACGGGAGATCATGACCCCCCAGCCCATCACCGTGAGCCCGGACCTGCCCATTGAGCGCCTGGCCGCCGTCCTCTGGGAAAAAAGGATCAGCGGCGCGCCGGTAGTGGACGCCGACGGCCAGCTTCTTGGGGTGGTGACCGAGAGCGATCTGGTGGACCGGGCGAAGAAGGTGCACCTGCCCACCGTGGTGACGCTCCTGGATGCCTTTCTGGTCCTGGAGCGGCCAAGCAAGCTGGAGAGCGAGTGGCGCAAGCTGACTGCCAGCACGGTGGCGGACATCATGACCCGCCATCCGGTGACCGTGGACGGGGAGACCTCTCTGGAGGAGGTGGCCACCATCATGGCCGAGCGCCGGCTCCACACCCTGCCGGTGACCAAGGCCGGACGCCTGGTGGGGGTGATCGGCAAGGCCGACATCATCCGCACCCTGGCGCGGCCCGCCGGCTCCTAG
- the tsaE gene encoding tRNA (adenosine(37)-N6)-threonylcarbamoyltransferase complex ATPase subunit type 1 TsaE has translation MATLRLPLAGAADTARLGAALAALVRPGDLVALKGDLGAGKTCLTQHLGAALGVPASCPITSPTFAIIHEYPGRLPLVHIDLYRLESEAAIVATGVPDYLNSTAVVVVEWSERLGSLLPPERLEIELRYQEGGGRQAILTAQGHDWPERLTRLAQALEAG, from the coding sequence ATGGCCACCCTGCGCCTGCCCCTGGCCGGCGCCGCCGACACCGCCCGCCTGGGCGCCGCCCTGGCCGCCCTGGTCAGGCCCGGCGATCTGGTGGCCCTGAAAGGCGACCTGGGGGCAGGCAAGACCTGCCTCACCCAGCACCTGGGCGCCGCCCTCGGTGTGCCGGCCTCCTGCCCGATCACCAGTCCCACCTTTGCCATCATCCACGAATACCCGGGCCGCCTGCCCCTGGTGCATATCGACCTCTATCGTCTGGAAAGCGAGGCGGCCATTGTGGCAACCGGCGTGCCCGACTACCTGAACAGCACCGCGGTGGTGGTGGTGGAGTGGTCCGAGCGCCTGGGCTCCCTGCTGCCGCCCGAGCGGCTGGAGATCGAGCTGCGCTACCAGGAGGGGGGAGGCCGCCAGGCGATCCTGACCGCCCAGGGCCACGATTGGCCGGAGCGCCTGACCCGGCTGGCCCAGGCCCTGGAGGCTGGCTGA